The following are from one region of the Gemmatimonadaceae bacterium genome:
- a CDS encoding fumarylacetoacetate hydrolase family protein: protein MQLVFVGRNYADHAKEMGNAVPKEPLLFLKPPSSIIKSGEAIVLHPVSSHIEFEGEIGLVLGGRLHRANEVEARAVLSHIVAINDVSARDLQKSDGQWARAKGLDTFCPLGDPAPAPADLSAITLVTTVNGVECQRAQASDMVFSIPTLLAYISQYITLQAGDIVATGTPAGTRKLSPGDIVTVELSDGSGLLSRVSNPVVAGT, encoded by the coding sequence ATGCAACTGGTTTTCGTAGGTCGCAATTACGCCGATCATGCCAAGGAAATGGGCAACGCGGTCCCCAAGGAGCCGTTGCTGTTCCTCAAGCCGCCATCGTCGATCATCAAGTCCGGCGAAGCCATTGTGCTGCACCCTGTATCCTCGCACATCGAATTTGAAGGGGAGATTGGTCTGGTGCTGGGCGGGCGCTTGCACCGAGCCAACGAAGTCGAGGCGCGCGCGGTACTCTCCCATATCGTGGCCATCAACGACGTATCCGCGCGGGACTTGCAGAAAAGCGATGGGCAGTGGGCACGCGCCAAGGGCCTCGACACGTTCTGTCCTTTGGGCGACCCGGCACCGGCACCAGCCGACCTGTCAGCTATCACACTGGTCACCACCGTGAACGGGGTCGAGTGCCAGCGGGCACAGGCCAGCGACATGGTGTTCTCCATCCCCACGTTACTGGCGTACATTTCGCAGTACATCACGCTGCAGGCCGGTGACATCGTAGCCACTGGCACACCAGCCGGTACCAGAAAGTTGTCGCCGGGCGATATCGTGACGGTCGAGCTCTCGGATGGGTCGGGGTTGCTCAGTCGCGTGTCGAATCCTGTTGTTGCAGGCACCTGA